The Procambarus clarkii isolate CNS0578487 chromosome 56, FALCON_Pclarkii_2.0, whole genome shotgun sequence genome includes a region encoding these proteins:
- the LOC123770813 gene encoding uncharacterized protein produces MGCSDLQLTRWWWWGRCRARVLVRRPPVLAACCFLISVFLLLSSVVVVDRAEPESHASLFVKGEQDGQPQSRHSQPHNQDYPQQNHHLPTPPSSSSMVSPPPSRSSSLALPVAGSLVPQNRHELQAFSARENVVEHDSANNNGDKFVAHKSRITAKSPTDLNSVHLKSHSYHNRASTNSKTSVRENNISDFGSEGKSGSSPGKSSSPRSGWLDMVQGLVRGERTVNPGMLLGAVAALKTFRSAGEADDSPLKPVMGVVQAVRQAMFPQPQESGHGLPDSQGFLKPEFKSKEVKTSHMNVTGNHTQLLGKRMDLNELNAKDHSFQNKSKSNYLNNDTQQSSFNLGNIQKAVGVIGSLMGEGSAGKPGRQSVVGSLMTNLASPLLAGAFSDNNNKAGTSSSPLQSLVNGLGPVLLNGIIQQGFGRDNSAPRNADDMAISSPFQAFMSKMGPSLLAGAVQHGFSAMQGGQRSQGGDQNSSPLQSVLSGLAPALIAGLTQGNMKQGQNSRSDKVSQTSNPMQSIILGLAPALVAGALGQGFGNAMTKSSPETGKSSDSKPLMNGLRSTNLPATVQTKLGKRVGGKKFRGSLHEVTHVRDAERVASGDARKRSGRALQVDNSETKRKLRELNPRTEDDDHAGETFHDNSEEIFHDNIRVRNGAQANATEVDRNNENEEKTGGDLVRVLAKAVVGNLVPEELQVPEPNSTRGVWNMAVNLAFGNPKDDKGRKSEFWKWLREYGGGAGGAPTPPQWITDALHNPQRAAHAIEMGRVFEMMEVPQPVCTNVKSVGGVFNWKTNVLDGARAVCMDADVSPQREGCVVYSFGIRGKLNFEEDMERMGCKVWVFDPSTHRGSENPRLHFHSVGLAPVNTTRLVDGKEWNLLPFSSVVEQMGHLTTTIDYLKMDIQGDEWQVLQEVMRSNRHALTNVKQLGLEAHLEGALRDPALYKVYLDTFLGLESFGFQLFYSNENERDERRYEDPLLKRRVSPTYDLAFLRI; encoded by the exons gtggtggtggtgggggcggtgCCGGGCCCGAGTGCTTGTTCGTCGGCCTCCTGTTCTTGCTGCCTGTTGCTTCCTCATCTCCGTTTTCCTCCTCCTCAGCAG TGTTGTGGTTGTCGACAGAGCGGAACCTGAAAGCCATGCCAGCCTGTTCGTCAAGGGGGAGCAGGACGGTCAACCACAGAGCCGCCACTCTCAACCACACAACCAAGATTACCCACAACAGAACCATCACCTTCCAACGCCTCCTTCATCGTCCTCTATGGTGTCACCGCCACCATCTCGTTCCTCGAGCTTGGCTCTCCCAGTCGCGGGATCTCTCGTCCCACAGAATCGTCATGAACTCCAGGCCTTCAGTGCCCGGGAAAATGTTGTTGAACACGACTCAGCAAACAACAATGGTGACAAATTTGTTGCGCACAAGAGCAGAATCACTGCAAAGAGCCCGACGGACCTGAACAGCGTACATTTGAAGAGCCACAGCTATCACAACAGGGCGAGTACCAACAGCAAAACCAGCGTAagggaaaataatatttcagATTTTGGAAGCGAAGGAAAGAGTGGATCGTCGCCAGGTAAGAGTTCCTCGCCCAGAAGCGGCTGGCTGGACATGGTTCAAGGTTTGGTCAGAGGAGAGAGGACTGTCAACCCCGGCATGTTGCTCGGTGCTGTAGCGGCCCTCAAGACATTTCGCTCCGCTGGTGAAGCAGATGACAGCCCTCTGAAGCCCGTGATGGGCGTAGTTCAGGCAGTGAGGCAAGCAATGTTTCCTCAGCCACAAGAGAGCGGCCACGGACTGCCAGACTCGCAGGGATTTCTAAAACCAGAATTCAAAAGTAAAGAAGTAAAAACAAGCCACATGAATGTAACAGGGAACCACACACAGTTATTAGGCAAACGAATGGATTTAAATGAATTAAATGCAAAAGACCATAGCTTTCAAAACAAATCCAAATCGAATTATCTAAATAATGATACACAACAAAGCAGTTTTAATCTAGGTAATATCCAAAAAGCAGTAGGAGTCATAGGGTCCCTTATGGGAGAAGGATCTGCAGGAAAACCAGGACGTCAGAGTGTAGTCGGCTCCCTAATGACCAATCTTGCTTCTCCTTTGCTCGCCGGGGCCTTCTCAGACAACAATAACAAGGCAGGCACTAGTTCAAGCCCTCTTCAGTCTCTAGTAAATGGTTTGGGTCCTGTGCTTCTGAATGGCATAATTCAGCAGGGATTTGGTAGAGACAATTCTGCCCCGAGAAACGCAGATGACATGGCTATATCTAGTCCCTTTCAGGCCTTTATGTCCAAGATGGGGCCCTCCCTTCTAGCAGGAGCAGTGCAGCACGGCTTCAGCGCCATGCAAGGTGGTCAGAGGAGTCAAGGAGGAGACCAGAATTCAAGTCCATTGCAATCAGTTTTGAGCGGCTTAGCGCCGGCTCTCATTGCTGGACTAACACAAGGGAACATGAAACAGGGACAGAACTCACGTAGTGATAAAGTCTCGCAGACTTCTAATCCGATGCAGTCCATTATTCTTGGATTAGCGCCGGCGTTGGTAGCGGGAGCGCTCGGGCAAGGATTTGGCAACGCCATGACTAAGAGCTCTCCAGAAACAGGTAAATCAAGTGACTCTAAGCCTCTAATGAACGGCTTAAGATCGACAAACCTGCCAGCGACAGTCCAGACGAAGCTTGGCAAAAGAGTAGGTGGCAAGAAATTCCGTGGGTCACTTCACGAAGTGACCCACGTGAGAGATGCTGAGAGGGTCGCTTCTGGAGACGCCAGGAAGCGAAGTGGAAGAGCCCTGCAAGTGGACAACAGCGAGACGAAGAGAAAGCTACGAGAGCTCAATCCAAGGACCGAAGATGACGACCACGCTGGAGAGACCTTCCACGACAATTCTGAAGAGATCTTCCacgacaacatcagagtgaggaacGGCGCCCAAGCCAACGCTACAGAGGTCGACAGAAACAACGAG AATGAGGAGAAAACCGGAGGCGATCTAGTGCGTGTGCTGGCGAAGGCGGTGGTGGGGAACTTGGTGCCGGAGGAGCTCCAGGTGCCAGAGCCCAACTCCACCCGCGGCGTCTGGAACATGGCCGTCAACCTCGCCTTCGGCAACCCCAAAGATGATAAGGGGAGGAAAAG TGAATTCTGGAAATGGCTGCGGGAATACGGTGGGGGTGCAGGTGGGGCGCCCACACCTCCACAGTGGATCACAGATGCATTACACAACCCACAGCGAGCCGCCCACGCTATCGAGATGGGCCGAGTATTCGAGATGATGGAGGTTCCCCAGCCCGTGTGTACCAATGTGAAGAGCGTCGGTGGTGTCTTCAACTGGAAAACG AATGTTCTGGACGGAGCCAGAGCTGTGTGCATGGACGCCGACGTCTCACCCCAGCGGGAGGGCTGCGTCGTCTACTCCTTTGGGATACGAGGAAAGTTGAACTTCGAGGAGGACATGGAGAGAATGGGCTGTAAG GTATGGGTGTTCGATCCCTCGACACACAGAGGAAGTGAGAATCCCAGACTCCACTTTCATAGTGTGGGTCTCGCTCCTGTCAACACCACCAGACTCGTCGATGGCAAG GAGTGGAACCTCTTACCCTTCTCgtctgtggtggaacagatgggtcACCTGACCACTACCATTGACTACCTCAAGATGGATATCCAGGGAGATGAATGGCAG gtCCTACAGGAGGTGATGAGAAGCAACAGACACGCCCTCACCAATGTGAAACAGCTTGGGCTCGAGGCGCATCTGGAGGGCGCCCTCCGTGATCCAGCGCTCTACAAGGTCTACCTCGACACCTTCCTGGGACTCGAAAGCTTTGGGTTTCAACTCTTCTACTCGAACGagaatgagagagatgagaggcgTTACGAGGACCCGCTGCTCAAGAGGCGAGTCAGTCCCACCTATGACTTGGCATTCTTAAGGATctag
- the LOC138353224 gene encoding keratin, type II cytoskeletal 60 kDa, component III-like, whose product MTLRACGGGAGLAAVCRVVVFGGGGGGGGAGCGGRGGSGSGGGSGGGSGGGGSGCCRTYDGGDDSGYGGGGGASSFSSANDDDSVLMVMFMATVRLVVVMVMPIVTGEFVMVVVVVIVAAKQPVMGRN is encoded by the exons ATGACGTTG CGAGCATGTGGTGGTGGCGCAGGGCTGGCGGCCGTGTGCAGGGTAGTGGTGTTTGGAGGTGGCGGGGGTGGCGGCGgcgcaggttgtggtggcagaggtggtagtggtagtggtggtggtagtggtggtggtagtggtggtggtggtagtggctgctGTAGAAcgtatgatggtggtgatgatagtggttatggtggtggcggtggtgccaGCAGCTTCAGTAGCGCTAATGATGATGATAGTGTTTTGATGGTGATGTTTATGGCAACGGTGAGactagtggtggtaatggtgatgcCAATAGTAACGGGGgagtttgtgatggtggtggtggtggttatagtggcagCCAAGCAGCCTGTGATGGGCAGGAACTAG
- the LOC138353225 gene encoding RNA-binding protein 12B-like yields the protein MRQMVNEGMREMVNEGMRQIVNEGMRQIVNEGMRQIVNEGMRQMVNEGMRQMVNKGMRQIVNEGMRQIVNEGMRQIVNEGMRLIVNEGRRQIVNEGMRQIVNEGMRQIVNEGMRQIVNEGMRQIVNEGRRQIVNEGMRQMVNERMRQIVNEGMRQIVNEGMRQIVNEGMRQIVNEGRRQIVNE from the coding sequence ATGAGGCAGATGGTGAATGAAGGAATGAGGGAGATGGTGAATGAAGGAATGAGGCAGATAGTGAATGAAGGAATGAGGCAGATAGTGAATGAAGGAATGAGGCAGATAGTGAATGAAGGAATGAGGCAGATGGTGAATGAAGGAATGAGGCAGATGGTGAATAAAGGAATGAGGCAGATAGTGAATGAAGGAATGAGGCAGATAGTGAATGAAGGAATGAGGCAGATAGTGAATGAAGGAATGAGGCTGATAGTGAATGAAGGAAGGAGGCAGATAGTGAATGAAGGAATGAGGCAGATAGTGAATGAAGGAATGAGGCAGATAGTGAATGAAGGAATGAGGCAGATAGTGAATGAAGGAATGAGGCAGATAGTGAATGAAGGAAGGAGGCAGATAGTGAATGAAGGAATGAGGCAGATGGTGAATGAAAGAATGAGGCAGATAGTGAATGAAGGAATGAGGCAGATAGTGAATGAAGGAATGAGGCAGATAGTGAATGAAGGAATGAGGCAGATAGTGAATGAAGGAAGGAGGCAGATAGTGAATGAATGA